Proteins encoded together in one Planctomyces sp. SH-PL14 window:
- a CDS encoding FHA domain-containing protein translates to MTFQILDGLEAGRTYADLETPVTIGREEDCDIRLNDDRVSRLHARIQEDSGRIILTDVDSTNGTRINGHPIKIRVLQPGDQIVIGRCTLLYGSEEELDESAGRATVQRDDDDDSTDKRVNPLVTSPTVPPPELPSDLTTLQAAQLSDLLNYLQVHVLYTLDHGEELEATGSKSQQKMILAPAAWRCLQKVQLQLSRYLQAIGSPDR, encoded by the coding sequence GTGACGTTTCAGATTCTCGACGGCCTGGAGGCGGGGCGAACCTATGCCGACCTCGAGACCCCCGTCACGATCGGTCGGGAAGAAGACTGCGACATCCGCCTCAACGATGACCGCGTCAGCCGCCTGCACGCCCGGATCCAGGAGGACTCCGGCCGGATCATCCTGACAGACGTCGACAGCACGAACGGCACGCGGATCAACGGGCACCCGATCAAGATCCGGGTCCTCCAGCCGGGAGACCAGATCGTCATCGGCCGCTGCACCCTCCTCTACGGAAGCGAGGAGGAACTCGATGAGAGCGCGGGCCGCGCCACAGTCCAGCGCGACGACGATGACGACAGCACGGACAAGCGGGTCAATCCGCTCGTGACGTCTCCGACGGTCCCGCCGCCGGAACTCCCTTCCGATCTCACCACCCTGCAGGCGGCCCAGCTATCGGACCTTCTGAACTATCTGCAGGTGCACGTGCTGTACACGCTCGATCACGGCGAAGAGCTCGAGGCGACCGGAAGCAAGTCGCAGCAGAAGATGATTCTCGCCCCCGCCGCCTGGCGATGCCTGCAGAAGGTTCAGCTTCAACTGTCCCGGTACCTGCAGGCGATCGGTTCGCCAGATCGGTGA
- a CDS encoding response regulator, producing the protein MASPSTTYRVLIADDDAGFRETLESILEPHFLTLSVPSAERALEIVEHEPIHLALFDMHMHLLTGLDALRIIQQVRTGLPCILITADLTERLAQEARAAQAYGVLRKPVSRRDLLSEVYTALRDRYHDPNIPCTVS; encoded by the coding sequence GTGGCCTCGCCCAGCACAACGTACCGCGTCCTGATCGCCGACGACGATGCCGGCTTCCGGGAAACGCTTGAAAGCATCCTCGAGCCGCACTTCCTCACGCTGTCGGTCCCGTCAGCGGAGCGGGCGCTCGAAATCGTCGAACACGAGCCGATTCACCTGGCTCTGTTCGACATGCACATGCACCTGCTGACGGGACTCGATGCCCTGCGGATCATCCAGCAGGTCCGGACAGGGCTCCCCTGCATCCTGATCACCGCCGACCTCACCGAGCGGCTGGCCCAGGAAGCCCGCGCGGCCCAGGCCTACGGCGTGCTGCGAAAACCGGTCAGCCGCCGCGATCTCCTGTCCGAGGTCTACACGGCGCTCCGCGACCGCTATCATGATCCCAATATTCCCTGCACCGTTTCGTAG
- a CDS encoding zinc-binding alcohol dehydrogenase family protein — protein MKALCLEEPRKFVRLDLPEPSAPGPGEALVTTRRMGICGTDLSGYLGKMPFFSYPRIPGHELGVEVLAVGPDVQNVAPGDRCSVEPYINNEQSFASRRKSGNCCQNLQVLGVHTDGGLRSRWIIPARKLHRSTGGLSFEQLALVETLAIGCHANDRGAPRPAEHILIIGAGPIGLATLEFARLTGAVITVMDMVPSRLDFCRRQYQVPHTIVFKGDGSELEQMREITGGELYTVVTDATGNARSMSNALNYCAHTGTLVYVGITSDSLEFPHRLMHARELTLKGSRNALPGDFSRIIRLIETGVIDTAPWITHRTSFDALVDNFESYTRPETGVIKAIVEVE, from the coding sequence ATGAAAGCGCTCTGCCTCGAAGAACCTCGCAAGTTCGTCCGCCTCGACCTCCCCGAGCCTTCGGCCCCCGGCCCCGGCGAAGCCCTCGTGACGACGCGCCGGATGGGGATCTGCGGCACGGACCTCAGCGGCTACCTCGGCAAGATGCCGTTCTTCAGCTACCCGCGAATCCCCGGGCACGAGCTGGGAGTCGAGGTCCTGGCGGTCGGCCCGGACGTACAGAACGTGGCCCCGGGAGACCGCTGCTCCGTCGAGCCGTACATCAACAACGAGCAGAGCTTCGCCAGCCGCCGCAAGTCCGGGAACTGCTGCCAGAACCTCCAGGTGCTGGGGGTCCATACCGATGGCGGATTGCGGTCGCGATGGATCATCCCCGCGCGGAAGCTCCACCGGTCGACCGGGGGACTGTCGTTCGAACAGCTGGCCCTCGTGGAGACGCTGGCGATCGGGTGTCACGCCAACGACCGCGGCGCTCCCCGCCCCGCGGAGCACATCCTGATCATCGGCGCAGGGCCGATCGGGCTGGCGACGCTCGAGTTCGCGCGGCTCACCGGGGCGGTCATCACCGTCATGGACATGGTCCCGTCGCGTCTCGACTTCTGCCGGCGGCAGTACCAGGTCCCGCACACGATCGTCTTCAAGGGGGACGGCTCGGAACTGGAGCAGATGCGCGAGATCACCGGCGGCGAGCTCTACACGGTCGTCACCGACGCCACGGGCAATGCCCGTTCGATGTCGAACGCCCTCAACTACTGCGCTCATACCGGGACGCTCGTGTATGTCGGTATCACGTCGGACAGCCTCGAGTTCCCGCATCGCCTGATGCACGCGCGGGAGCTGACGCTCAAGGGAAGCCGGAACGCTCTCCCGGGCGACTTCTCACGGATCATCCGGCTGATCGAAACCGGTGTGATCGACACCGCGCCGTGGATTACGCACCGCACGAGCTTTGACGCTCTGGTGGACAACTTCGAGTCCTACACGCGGCCGGAGACAGGGGTCATCAAGGCGATCGTCGAAGTCGAGTAG
- the rimI gene encoding ribosomal protein S18-alanine N-acetyltransferase: MPEVLRIEQSSFEFPWTDEDFLCCLRQRNCIGMVAEHNHQIVGFMIYELHKSRLHILNFAVAPEMRRQGIGLQMVLRLVDKLSQQRRNEILLEVRERNLEGQLFFRNQGFRAISVLRSHYDDTDEDAYIMQFRLDAAADASAPFAPQNRISEFDAA, encoded by the coding sequence ATGCCCGAGGTCCTGCGGATCGAGCAGTCAAGCTTTGAGTTCCCGTGGACGGATGAGGATTTCCTCTGCTGTCTTCGCCAACGGAACTGCATCGGGATGGTGGCTGAGCACAACCATCAGATCGTGGGCTTCATGATCTATGAACTCCACAAGTCCCGGTTGCATATCCTCAACTTCGCCGTCGCGCCGGAAATGCGCCGGCAGGGGATCGGCCTGCAAATGGTCCTGCGGCTGGTCGACAAGCTGTCGCAGCAGCGGCGGAATGAGATCCTTCTGGAAGTCCGCGAGCGGAATCTGGAAGGCCAGCTCTTCTTCCGCAACCAGGGCTTCCGGGCGATCAGCGTCCTCCGGTCGCACTATGACGACACGGACGAAGACGCCTACATCATGCAGTTCCGTCTCGACGCCGCGGCCGATGCATCGGCCCCGTTCGCGCCGCAGAACCGCATTTCGGAATTCGACGCTGCATAG
- a CDS encoding Fur family transcriptional regulator, translating into MPEPDLSPELDSSISPVEKYREFLATKGLRLTRERSIIVEEVFASHDHFDAEQLVQRLAQRTDGRRVSRSTVYRSLILLEEAGMLRKVARQDDRDVYEHEYGYPQHDHLICKKCGTLFEFHNEGISELLEEIARQHGFRMEGHRLEVSGLCTACSRPPATRPKKLNLL; encoded by the coding sequence TTGCCCGAACCTGACCTGTCTCCCGAGCTCGATTCTTCGATCTCCCCGGTCGAAAAGTACCGCGAGTTCCTGGCGACCAAGGGGCTGCGGCTGACGCGGGAGCGGAGCATCATCGTCGAAGAGGTCTTCGCCTCACACGATCACTTCGACGCGGAGCAGCTCGTTCAGCGGCTCGCCCAGCGGACCGACGGCCGGCGCGTCAGCCGATCGACGGTGTATCGCTCGCTGATCCTCCTCGAAGAGGCGGGAATGCTCCGCAAGGTCGCCCGCCAGGACGACCGCGATGTCTACGAGCACGAGTACGGCTATCCGCAGCACGACCACCTGATCTGTAAGAAGTGCGGCACGCTGTTCGAGTTCCACAACGAGGGAATCAGCGAACTGCTGGAGGAGATCGCCCGCCAGCACGGGTTCCGGATGGAAGGGCATCGCCTCGAAGTGAGCGGACTTTGCACGGCATGCAGCCGGCCCCCCGCCACGCGTCCGAAGAAGTTGAATCTGCTCTGA